Proteins encoded together in one Solanum lycopersicum chromosome 7, SLM_r2.1 window:
- the LOC101250613 gene encoding DEK domain-containing chromatin-associated protein 4, which produces MGEGETVSEVVEAPANGNVAVADKSEAKDLHAEKDGTKEVKEEESKENDKDVAEKMDIDKEEAKETKGEEEVKENIEKEEVAKEDNEKEEEAKENNGKGEEVKETNETKEEEKPDQEIEVEEEKPQTKSEAMEEEPDNKDVEEEMAEEQDNKDEEMAEEPDNKDDDEEMAEEPENKDEEVREEGEKDDNKTNEKHKDKEGSKKSVKSKGQKDNKRKREVAPKKEKEPKTPAPPTIDRPVRERKSVERLVASIDREANKEFRIEKGRGTALKDIPNVAYKLSKKKTEDTFKLLHTILYGRRGKAAQIKSNISRFSGFVWHENEEKQKMKVKEKFDKYIKEKLLEFCDVLDIPVTKATSRKEDMVVKLMDFLEAPHATTSELLAEKDQSSRGKKRRRESKKSPSSASASSKGSTKSGKKAETAQKAEKKKKVQESEDESEQEEDVHEESEEEKTNGVPERSDDEKSDQAESEKESESEDEPEPEPEPEPEPEQEPEPEPEPEPEPKEDKKKHKQSSSKSSTKKEPAVKAKTKKPAVSKVPSPPKKTPSKSSKSSKHIANDDATPKASSKKKKTEVVKEKSSTPKKSTPRENTGKKIVKGKDKSKEDKLRPSDDELRNAICEILKEVDFNTATFTDILKQLAKRFDTDLMPRKSSIKIMIQDELTKLADEEDDEEDEGEALKDAKKPSTKAVKA; this is translated from the exons ATGGGAGAAGGGGAGACAGTTTCTGAGGTGGTAGAGGCACCTGCTAATGGAAATGTGGCAGTGGCAGACAAGAGTGAAGCCAAGGACTTGCACGCGGAAAAGGATGGAACGAAGGAAGTGAAAGAAGAAGAGAGTAAAGAGAATGATAAAGATGTTGCTGAAAAGATGGATATAGACAAAGAAGAGGCAAAAGAGACCAAAGGAGAAGAAGAGGTGAAAGAGAACATTGAAAAAGAGGAAGTTGCAAAAGAAGACAATGAAAAAGAGGAAGAGGCAAAAGAAAACAACGGAAAGGGGGAAGAGGTGAAAGAAACCAATGAAactaaagaagaagagaaaccTGACCAGGAAATTGAAGTGGAGGAAGAGAAGCCACAAACCAAGAGTGAGGCAATGGAAGAAGAGCCAGATAATAAGGATGTGGAAGAGGAAATGGCTGAAGAGCAGGATAACAAGGATGAGGAAATGGCTGAAGAGCCAGATAATaaggatgatgatgaagaaatGGCTGAAGAGCCAGAGAACAAGGATGAGGAGGTTAGAGAGGAGGGTGAGAAAGACGATAACAAAACTAATGAAAAGCATAAAGATAAAGAAGGGTCTAAGAAGAGTGTTAAATCCAAGGGGCAGAAAGACAATAAAAGGAAACGAGAAGTTGCACCAAAGAAGGAGAAGGAGCCAAAAACTCCTGCACCCCCAACAATTGACCGCCCTGTACGTGAACGCAAATCTGTTGAAAGGCTTGTTGCTTCTATTGACAGAGAAGCCAACAAGGAATTCCGTATTGAAAAG GGTCGTGGAACTGCACTAAAAGATATCCCCAATG TTGCATACAAATTATCCAAAAAGAAGACGGAAGACACTTTCAAATTGCTGCACACTATTCTCTATGGGCGGCGTGGAAAG GCAGCCCAGATCAAGAGCAATATTTCACGGTTTTCTGGCTTTGTCTGGCATGAAAATGAG GAAAAGCAAAAGatgaaagtaaaagaaaagTTTGACAAGTATATTAAAGAGAAGCTGTTGGAATTCTGTGATGTACTGGATATACCTGTTACCAAAGCTACTTCCAGAAAG GAAGACATGGTGGTAAAGTTGATGGACTTTCTGGAAGCTCCTCATGCTACAACTTCTGAGTTGCTGGCCGAGAAGGACCAG TCAAGCAGAGGAAAGAAGCGGAGAAGAGAGAGCAAAAAAAGTCCCTCATCGGCATCCGCTAGCTCGAAAGGATCAACCAAG AGTGGAAAGAAGGCCGAAACTGCACAAAAGgctgaaaagaagaagaaagtgcAAGAGTCAGAAGATGAATCTGAGCAAGAAGAAGATGTCCATGAGGAATCTGAAGAGGAAAAGACTAATGGTGTTCCTGAGAGATCTGATGATGAGAAGTCAGATCAGGCTGAAAGTGAGAAGGAGAGTGAATCTGAAGATGAGCCTGAGCCTGAGCCTGAGCCTGAGCCTGAGCCAGAGCAAGAGCCTGAGCCTGAGCCTGAGCCAGAGCCGGAGCCTAAGGAGGACAAGAAAAAGCATAAGCAGAGTTCAAGTAAATCTTCAACAAAGAAAGAACCTGCTGTGAAAGCTAAGACCAAGAAACCTGCAGTCTCTAAAGTACCAAGTCCTCCCAAAAAGACCCCTTCAAAATCATCAAAGAGCTCAAAGCATATTGCTAACGATGATGCAACTCCCAAAGCAtcttcaaagaagaagaaaactgaAGTAGTTAAAGAAAAATCTTCAACGCCAAAGAAGTCTACTCCCAGAGAAAATACTG GGAAAAAGATTGTAAAGGGAAAGGACAAGAGCAAGGAGGATAAACTGAGACCAAGTGATGATGAACTTAGAAATGCGATTTGTGAAATTCTGAAAGAAGTTGACTTCAATACG GCTACCTTTACTGACATTCTGAAGCAACTTG CCAAGCGGTTTGATACCGATCTCATGCCCAGAAAATCGTCTATAAAGATTATGATCCAGGATGAGCTTACTAAACTAGCTGACGAGGAAGATGATGAGGAAGATGAAGGTGAGGCCTTGAAGGATGCTAAAAAGCCTTCTACCAAAGCTGTGAAAGCCTGA
- the LOC101258170 gene encoding nuclear transcription factor Y subunit B-3 — translation MADSDNESGGHRDNSNIESSLREQDRFLPIANVSRIMKKALPANAKISKDAKEVVQECVSEFISFITGEASDKCQREKRKTINGDDLLWAMTTLGFEEYIEPLKIYLQRFRDLEGQKSGVSGEKDHSGSVGYVEDYHGMMMMGSQHHQGHGYGTGVYNHHTGENAAGVGTGGSRFPDVGRQR, via the coding sequence ATGGCGGATTCGGATAATGAATCAGGAGGACATAGAGATAACAGTAACATTGAGAGTTCCCTAAGAGAACAAGACAGGTTCCTTCCCATAGCAAATGTAAGCAGAATCATGAAGAAAGCTTTACCAGCTAACGCGAAAATCTCAAAAGATGCTAAGGAGGTAGTTCAAGAATGTGTTTCTGAATTCATAAGTTTCATCACAGGGGAAGCATCAGATAAGTGtcaaagagaaaagagaaagacaATCAATGGTGATGATCTGTTGTGGGCAATGACAACTCTTGGTTTTGAAGAATACATTGAGCCACTCAAGATTTATTTGCAGAGGTTTAGGGATTTGGAAGGGCAAAAAAGTGGTGTCTCTGGAGAGAAGGATCATAGTGGATCAGTGGGTTATGTTGAGGACTACCATGGCATGATGATGATGGGGAGTCAACATCATCAAGGACACGGGTATGGCACCGGTGTATACAATCATCATACGGGGGAGAATGCTGCAGGGGTTGGTACAGGAGGGTCGCGGTTTCCTGACGTTGGGAGGCAAAGGTGA